Below is a genomic region from Candidatus Methylomirabilota bacterium.
GCCGACGGCCAGCACTGCAACCTGAGCCGCCTGAGCCTGGGCTCGCACGCGGGGACCCACGTCGACGCCCCCTTCCATTTCGTGGCCGACGGGACGACCGTGGACGAGCTGCCGCTCGAGATCCTGATCGGCAAGGCCCGCGTCGTCACCGTGCCCGTGCGCGATGCGATCGGTCGCGAGCACCTCGAGGCGCTCGACCTGCGGGACGACATCCGGCTGCTCATCAAGACGCGCAACTCCGGAGCGCTGCGCCAGCCGAGGTTTCACGAGGATTTCGTCTACCTGACCGCCGACGCGGCGACGTACCTGGCCCAGGCGGGCCTCAAGCTCGTCGGCATCGACTACCTTTCGATCGATCGCCACGCGAGCAAGGACCATCCCGCCCATCACACGCTGCTCGAAGCGGGAGTGGTGGTGGTGGAGGGGCTGGACCTCTCCCAGGTCGAGCCGGGCGAGTACGACATGACGTGCCTTCCCTTGCGGGTCGCAGGGGCGGAC
It encodes:
- a CDS encoding cyclase family protein, which translates into the protein MSKIIDVTVPLSADLPVWPGDPAFRLEFTQRMADGQHCNLSRLSLGSHAGTHVDAPFHFVADGTTVDELPLEILIGKARVVTVPVRDAIGREHLEALDLRDDIRLLIKTRNSGALRQPRFHEDFVYLTADAATYLAQAGLKLVGIDYLSIDRHASKDHPAHHTLLEAGVVVVEGLDLSQVEPGEYDMTCLPLRVAGAD